Proteins from a single region of Runella sp. SP2:
- a CDS encoding TolC family protein, with translation MPQFRPQWKWLVLLMLPLFPTYSQTRYSLQEAIQYGLTHNINVKNTQTDAQSAESRIGEIRSVGLPQVSASVNILDNLIIQKAILPAAFVGGSPDDPPVAIPFGVKYSGNAAAQLNQIIFNAQWLLGLKAAQAYRELAVKNVTQSKIQVAENVSKAYYSVLVAEERAKLLDLNIQRLDSLTREMSAMNQKGFVEKLDVDRLEVSLNNLKTERSKVQNLVDLSYYMLKFQMGMKLDEVIVLSDRINENEVARIEADVKAENNAAFSYDQRIDYSILKSNLLLSEMDVENNKRGYYPTVAAFAGYGYNTGRNKFSELFTSPWFNNANIGLSVSIPVFDGFAKKYKIQQAKFTVDKVKQSMSLVEQSIDLQIRSANITIINGLETLKSQKRNMDLAQEVVRVSKIKYQSGTGSNIEVINAESALKEAQTNYFASLYDLLLAKIDLDKAKGKLSF, from the coding sequence ATGCCACAATTTCGACCGCAATGGAAATGGCTGGTACTGCTTATGCTGCCACTGTTTCCGACGTACAGCCAAACGCGTTATTCTCTTCAAGAAGCCATTCAATACGGATTAACGCACAACATCAATGTAAAAAATACCCAAACTGACGCCCAAAGCGCCGAGTCGCGCATTGGAGAAATTCGCTCAGTAGGGTTGCCCCAAGTGAGTGCTTCGGTCAACATTTTGGATAACTTAATTATCCAAAAAGCGATTTTACCAGCAGCATTCGTTGGGGGTTCACCCGATGATCCTCCAGTTGCTATTCCTTTTGGAGTAAAGTACTCAGGCAATGCAGCAGCACAGCTCAACCAAATTATTTTTAATGCTCAATGGTTACTCGGTCTGAAAGCCGCCCAAGCCTATCGTGAATTGGCCGTTAAAAATGTAACTCAATCAAAGATTCAAGTGGCTGAAAACGTTTCAAAAGCGTATTACAGCGTGTTAGTAGCGGAGGAAAGAGCCAAACTTTTGGACTTGAACATTCAACGGTTGGATAGCTTGACCCGCGAAATGAGTGCCATGAACCAAAAAGGGTTTGTTGAAAAACTCGATGTTGACCGTTTGGAAGTCTCACTTAACAACCTCAAAACGGAGCGTTCGAAGGTACAAAACTTAGTAGATTTGAGTTATTACATGCTCAAGTTCCAGATGGGGATGAAACTTGATGAAGTCATTGTACTTAGTGACCGTATCAACGAAAATGAAGTGGCTCGAATTGAAGCGGATGTCAAAGCAGAAAACAATGCCGCATTTAGTTATGACCAGCGTATTGACTATTCAATTCTAAAAAGCAATTTATTGCTTTCTGAAATGGACGTTGAAAACAACAAGCGGGGATATTATCCTACTGTGGCGGCGTTTGCAGGTTATGGCTATAACACGGGGCGTAATAAATTTTCGGAGTTGTTTACATCTCCTTGGTTCAATAACGCTAACATCGGCTTGAGCGTGAGTATCCCTGTGTTTGATGGTTTTGCGAAAAAATACAAAATCCAACAAGCCAAGTTTACGGTGGACAAAGTAAAACAAAGTATGAGTCTGGTGGAGCAGTCGATTGACTTGCAGATTCGGAGTGCCAACATTACCATCATCAATGGCCTTGAAACGTTGAAGAGTCAAAAACGGAACATGGATTTGGCCCAAGAAGTGGTGCGGGTTTCTAAAATCAAATACCAATCAGGAACAGGG
- a CDS encoding DUF2306 domain-containing protein yields MKTFFLITHIAFGFLALGVGIVPMLSKKGNTLHNRTGLVYYWSMVIVAFSSVGLVLVSPFTDGRLFLTGIAVFSFYMCFTGKRALQQRGSEPVRWYDWAISSVMGAASLTMMGYGMYYVQHFFQTGHFSSMSILFLAFGFFSGTNALYDIRKYLAPEKAKYGTKEWFFIHIERMGGSYIATFTAFALVNIRYIFPEAPQAVYIATWIMPGLIGGLFIGRAVRKYATKFRLAV; encoded by the coding sequence ATGAAAACTTTTTTCCTTATCACGCACATTGCTTTTGGGTTTTTAGCCCTTGGGGTAGGAATTGTTCCGATGCTTTCCAAAAAAGGGAATACCCTTCACAACCGAACGGGCTTGGTGTATTATTGGTCGATGGTGATTGTGGCGTTTTCTTCGGTGGGTTTGGTATTAGTGAGCCCTTTTACGGATGGACGTTTGTTTTTGACAGGCATTGCTGTTTTTAGCTTTTACATGTGTTTTACGGGAAAAAGAGCCCTACAACAACGTGGAAGTGAGCCCGTTCGATGGTATGATTGGGCAATTTCGTCGGTCATGGGGGCAGCGTCATTGACAATGATGGGGTATGGTATGTATTACGTCCAACATTTCTTTCAAACGGGGCACTTTTCATCGATGAGCATATTATTTTTAGCATTTGGTTTTTTTAGCGGTACCAATGCCCTTTACGATATTCGGAAGTATCTTGCTCCCGAAAAAGCAAAGTACGGAACCAAAGAATGGTTTTTTATTCACATTGAGCGGATGGGTGGGTCGTACATTGCTACGTTTACCGCGTTTGCTTTAGTCAACATCCGCTATATTTTTCCCGAAGCGCCTCAAGCAGTCTATATTGCCACTTGGATTATGCCAGGTCTGATTGGTGGGTTATTTATTGGTCGCGCTGTTCGTAAGTACGCTACTAAATTTCGTTTGGCAGTATAA
- a CDS encoding TetR/AcrR family transcriptional regulator: MRERILDKAQELFFRYGVKSVTMDDIARELGISKKTIYQHFEDKNAMVYAGVEHHFACDRTIAEQMQNEAPDPIAEVVMTSEMMRQTMAGMNPTAIFDIKRYYPQAWDLFSKYKKEFILEMVKRNLLKGIEMGLYRSTINVDILSRLRLEQVEMGLDPYLFPLGQFNPLDTQLELLDHFLRGIVTIEGLNLYEKYVTKQLSTPISTMAFFSQKNTY, encoded by the coding sequence GTGAGAGAAAGAATCTTAGATAAAGCCCAAGAATTGTTTTTTCGGTACGGAGTAAAAAGCGTAACGATGGACGACATTGCAAGGGAATTGGGCATTTCTAAAAAAACCATTTATCAGCATTTTGAAGACAAAAACGCGATGGTGTATGCAGGAGTTGAGCACCATTTTGCTTGTGACCGTACCATTGCCGAACAAATGCAAAATGAAGCGCCCGACCCGATTGCAGAGGTAGTTATGACTTCTGAAATGATGCGCCAAACGATGGCGGGAATGAACCCAACAGCCATTTTTGACATCAAGAGGTATTACCCACAAGCGTGGGATTTGTTCTCTAAGTATAAAAAAGAATTTATCCTTGAGATGGTCAAAAGAAACCTTTTAAAAGGAATTGAAATGGGATTGTACCGCTCCACTATCAACGTAGATATACTGTCGCGTTTGAGACTCGAACAAGTAGAAATGGGCTTAGATCCGTACCTCTTTCCACTGGGACAGTTTAACCCATTGGATACGCAACTGGAACTACTCGACCACTTTTTACGCGGAATCGTGACCATCGAAGGACTAAATCTGTATGAGAAATATGTAACCAAACAGCTTTCAACGCCTATATCCACCATGGCTTTTTTTAGTCAAAAGAATACCTATTAA
- a CDS encoding MarR family winged helix-turn-helix transcriptional regulator gives MRKEKTVDFHIKWAWHAISRMYNTYASRRYDMTMAIGYVLLNIDLEHGTPATKIGPSIGMEPRSLTRTLKALEERGWIRRETDETDKRFVKVFLTDEGKRKREQAREGVISFNTMLRDQIPLDKLVVFFDVIKEINRLVEEENIKLKAENLLNEEL, from the coding sequence ATGCGCAAGGAAAAAACGGTGGATTTTCATATTAAATGGGCTTGGCACGCCATTTCGAGAATGTACAATACCTATGCGTCTCGTCGCTACGACATGACGATGGCCATTGGATATGTGCTGCTAAATATTGACCTCGAACACGGGACGCCTGCTACCAAGATTGGGCCGTCAATCGGGATGGAACCCCGCAGTCTGACCCGAACACTGAAAGCGTTGGAAGAACGCGGCTGGATTCGTCGAGAAACTGACGAAACCGATAAGCGTTTTGTGAAAGTTTTTTTGACCGATGAAGGGAAAAGAAAACGTGAACAAGCCCGCGAAGGAGTCATCTCGTTTAATACGATGCTGCGCGACCAAATACCCTTGGATAAGCTAGTCGTTTTTTTTGATGTAATCAAAGAAATCAACCGCCTAGTAGAAGAAGAAAATATTAAGCTCAAGGCGGAAAATCTCCTAAACGAAGAATTGTAA